A single window of Sporosarcina sp. FSL W7-1349 DNA harbors:
- a CDS encoding sugar ABC transporter ATP-binding protein: MKAVLERNDTLQREAVKITGLGKKYGNFYANSNIDLAIAEGEIHSLVGQNGSGKSTLLGLLSGRIAPSEGSIHVFGEELNYGDPRSSRKLGVATIYQELTIIPELTAVDNVFLGQLESKKGFLSSTKMKARFKELCDILDVNISMTQSAGNLSIADQQMIEIMRGLQCNANILILDEPTASLAPPERKSLLKTIKSLRVRGITIIYVSHHLDEILEISDQISILRNGEKVRTEPRDYWNKDLLVAEMLGEEIGNDLSEVIQESFPHSTIRGPEVLRAIGVTVKGAIENVDISIREGEIVGIGGLVGSGRSTLARALAGLERASIGELWMHGEKVKWPNSPRHSMNQGIVLAPEDRKQQGLVLDQSCEVNINIVNFKSVRKWGLYHAKSANRKASELASRFGLNRPIDTLCRNLSGGNQQKVLLAKVTSIKPKVLIIDEPTRGIDLGVKIEVLKILKQLASEGMSIIVISSELEEVAAVSDRVYVLSKGRLVGELTEKEEISVANILQSTFKGGSV; encoded by the coding sequence ATGAAAGCAGTCCTAGAACGTAACGATACCCTCCAACGGGAAGCAGTCAAAATCACTGGTTTGGGAAAGAAATATGGAAACTTCTATGCAAATTCAAATATTGATCTTGCGATAGCAGAAGGAGAAATTCATTCTCTCGTCGGGCAAAACGGATCCGGGAAATCTACTTTGCTAGGCCTTTTATCCGGCCGGATTGCCCCTTCCGAGGGGAGTATCCATGTTTTTGGTGAAGAGCTGAATTATGGGGATCCGCGTTCTTCCAGGAAGTTGGGCGTAGCCACGATCTATCAGGAACTCACGATTATTCCGGAACTGACGGCTGTGGATAACGTATTTTTAGGGCAGTTGGAGAGTAAAAAAGGTTTTTTATCCTCCACTAAGATGAAAGCTCGATTTAAAGAGTTATGTGACATATTAGACGTCAACATATCGATGACGCAATCCGCAGGAAACCTCTCGATTGCCGATCAACAAATGATTGAAATTATGCGCGGTCTGCAATGCAACGCAAATATACTCATATTGGATGAGCCGACCGCATCCCTTGCTCCACCAGAAAGAAAGTCTTTGCTGAAGACTATCAAGTCTCTTCGCGTCCGAGGAATCACGATAATTTACGTTAGTCATCATTTGGACGAGATACTGGAAATCAGTGATCAGATATCCATTTTACGAAATGGTGAAAAGGTGAGAACGGAACCGAGAGATTATTGGAATAAAGACTTATTGGTCGCTGAAATGCTAGGAGAAGAGATTGGAAATGATTTATCGGAGGTCATTCAGGAATCTTTTCCCCACTCGACTATACGAGGCCCGGAAGTTTTGCGTGCAATTGGCGTGACTGTCAAGGGAGCGATTGAGAATGTTGATATTTCAATCAGGGAAGGTGAAATTGTAGGAATCGGCGGCTTGGTCGGATCGGGAAGAAGTACATTAGCCCGAGCTTTGGCTGGATTGGAGCGGGCTTCTATTGGAGAACTCTGGATGCATGGCGAAAAAGTGAAATGGCCTAATTCTCCCAGACATTCTATGAATCAAGGAATTGTCCTAGCTCCTGAGGATCGCAAGCAGCAAGGTCTCGTATTGGACCAATCCTGTGAAGTGAATATTAATATCGTTAATTTTAAAAGTGTCCGCAAGTGGGGGCTGTACCATGCCAAATCCGCTAATCGAAAAGCTTCGGAACTGGCCAGCCGTTTCGGACTGAATCGACCTATTGATACGCTGTGCCGCAATCTATCGGGAGGAAATCAACAGAAAGTACTGTTAGCAAAAGTAACGAGTATTAAACCGAAAGTATTAATTATAGATGAACCGACGCGGGGAATTGATCTGGGAGTCAAAATTGAAGTGCTGAAAATCTTAAAGCAATTAGCGAGTGAAGGCATGAGTATTATTGTGATTTCTTCCGAACTGGAGGAAGTCGCAGCTGTTAGTGACCGGGTTTATGTATTGTCCAAAGGTCGACTCGTCGGGGAACTAACTGAAAAAGAGGAGATTAGTGTAGCAAATATTCTCCAATCCACATTCAAAGGAGGTTCCGTATGA
- a CDS encoding sugar ABC transporter substrate-binding protein, with product MKKLKALLTVAFIFLLAACGNSNESSNKAEATNNVATSDTAKRVAFFSAGASNNYLQTGIEHAEKVAEEFGWKLDVYDGKFDPLAQLNQVQNAIAQNKYDGFVVEAVDGNQICKVITEDAVKKGIAVSAINIELCGEQDSAAEGTLTFVGGQGINVYQDILHQIFEDNPDGGKIAVIGGPATGTPYLNMKAALDIEMPKNTNWELIGPFSTDYTANEAFQVAQNVLQSNSDLDVIFSNYSGMTSGVVEAKKAAKRDSVKIYDFGGDKWAFNAVEKGDIQQTVIMLPKEEIQRGLEALRNHWEGQEVPEFYDLTKEEILPGSPYVNLDNIQEFKDKGLPEY from the coding sequence ATGAAAAAATTAAAGGCTTTACTTACAGTAGCATTCATTTTCCTGTTAGCCGCTTGTGGGAATTCGAATGAGTCATCTAATAAAGCGGAGGCAACCAACAATGTGGCAACTTCTGATACAGCAAAGCGAGTCGCATTCTTTTCGGCGGGAGCTAGTAATAACTATTTGCAAACTGGTATTGAGCATGCAGAAAAAGTGGCGGAGGAATTTGGCTGGAAACTTGATGTTTACGATGGAAAGTTTGACCCACTTGCACAGTTGAACCAAGTGCAAAATGCGATTGCTCAAAATAAATATGACGGTTTCGTTGTTGAAGCAGTGGACGGCAATCAAATTTGTAAAGTGATTACGGAAGACGCAGTGAAAAAAGGAATCGCTGTATCTGCTATCAATATTGAACTGTGTGGTGAGCAGGACAGCGCTGCAGAAGGAACATTAACATTCGTTGGCGGACAAGGTATCAATGTATATCAAGACATCTTGCATCAAATTTTTGAAGATAATCCAGACGGCGGAAAAATTGCGGTAATTGGTGGGCCTGCCACTGGAACGCCTTATTTAAATATGAAGGCTGCCTTAGATATCGAAATGCCGAAGAACACAAATTGGGAGCTCATTGGTCCGTTTTCCACAGACTATACAGCAAATGAAGCATTCCAAGTCGCACAAAACGTTCTCCAATCGAACTCTGATTTAGATGTCATTTTCTCAAATTATTCAGGAATGACATCTGGTGTAGTAGAAGCGAAGAAAGCCGCTAAAAGAGATAGTGTAAAGATTTATGACTTTGGCGGAGATAAATGGGCGTTTAACGCGGTGGAAAAAGGCGACATTCAACAAACCGTCATTATGCTACCAAAAGAAGAGATCCAACGCGGACTTGAAGCGCTTCGAAATCATTGGGAAGGACAGGAAGTTCCTGAGTTTTATGATTTGACGAAAGAAGAGATTTTGCCTGGCTCTCCTTATGTGAACTTGGATAACATCCAGGAGTTCAAAGATAAAGGTTTACCAGAGTACTAA
- a CDS encoding carbon-nitrogen hydrolase family protein has translation MKNVTISACQFRVEKINSFQEFEEQVSVLLQDVPVDADYVIFPELFTIGLLTTFSDFDQTDVTETIRLDQFSAEYRNLFSRLAKERSQTIIAGSHLEKRGEQYFNIGYIFSSDGTYVEHKKTHIFPAEGNWKTQEGDELEVYEIGPAKIGLAICYESEIPEVSHILAEKGAEIIFCPSYTFTEHGFWRVRHCAQARSIENQVYFVHCPTVGNPGAPISEGYGRASILSPCDSPWPANGVIAEAETNKNMVITGIVDLDELHENRKTGAATTHFDRKRRKEMYSKYEPYTVQ, from the coding sequence TTGAAAAACGTTACCATTTCAGCTTGTCAATTCCGTGTAGAAAAAATCAATAGTTTTCAAGAGTTTGAAGAACAAGTGAGCGTGCTATTGCAGGATGTTCCTGTGGACGCGGATTACGTCATCTTTCCGGAGCTATTTACAATCGGATTATTGACCACTTTTTCCGATTTTGATCAAACAGATGTCACAGAAACCATTCGTCTTGATCAATTTTCAGCAGAATATCGAAATCTGTTTAGCCGGTTGGCTAAGGAGAGAAGCCAAACAATTATTGCGGGATCTCATCTAGAAAAGCGAGGCGAACAATACTTTAACATTGGCTATATTTTCAGTTCAGACGGCACGTATGTCGAACATAAAAAAACCCATATATTCCCCGCAGAAGGCAATTGGAAAACGCAAGAAGGAGATGAGTTGGAGGTCTATGAGATTGGGCCTGCCAAAATTGGGTTGGCAATATGTTATGAATCTGAAATTCCAGAGGTTTCCCACATATTAGCCGAAAAGGGAGCGGAAATTATTTTCTGCCCTTCTTATACCTTCACAGAGCACGGATTTTGGCGAGTCCGTCACTGTGCACAAGCAAGAAGTATTGAAAACCAAGTGTACTTTGTTCATTGTCCAACGGTAGGAAATCCGGGGGCACCAATTAGTGAAGGGTACGGAAGAGCCTCTATTTTAAGTCCATGCGATAGCCCTTGGCCGGCAAATGGTGTTATTGCCGAAGCAGAGACGAACAAAAATATGGTCATTACAGGCATTGTTGACTTGGATGAGCTCCATGAAAATCGCAAAACAGGTGCGGCTACGACGCATTTTGATCGGAAAAGAAGAAAAGAAATGTATTCGAAATACGAACCGTACACGGTTCAATAA
- a CDS encoding polysaccharide deacetylase family protein: protein MQITGKVKLPKGKSVAVNIGVDFDAASVWMGTFGKTSPSYLARGEFGAEVGVRRVLNLFKKYDITTTFCIPGHTVDTHTDVCKEIVELGHEVVHHGYVHEDPTNLTFEEEEAIMRKGLEALQRIGVKPRGYRSPAWDYSPNTLSILEKYGFSYDSSLMGNDLYPYRPRPVEVNFDKANIFGPPSEIIEIPVSWFLDDFPTQEYVIGGAEGMRSTEEVFGRWKSIFDYAVDYEEGACFILTVHPQTIGRAHNIQMLEKLIQYMDSKGAWFTSLGSIYDAYEENNAK from the coding sequence ATGCAGATTACAGGAAAAGTTAAACTTCCTAAAGGAAAAAGTGTTGCGGTGAATATAGGAGTCGATTTTGATGCAGCTTCGGTTTGGATGGGGACTTTTGGTAAAACCTCACCATCCTACTTAGCTCGTGGCGAATTCGGAGCGGAAGTTGGAGTTAGACGTGTGTTGAATCTTTTTAAGAAGTACGATATTACGACCACTTTTTGTATTCCGGGCCATACCGTTGATACGCACACCGATGTTTGTAAAGAGATTGTAGAGCTGGGTCATGAAGTGGTGCATCATGGCTATGTCCATGAAGATCCAACAAATTTAACGTTTGAAGAAGAGGAAGCCATTATGCGGAAAGGCTTGGAAGCGCTTCAACGAATCGGGGTGAAACCAAGGGGGTATCGCTCTCCGGCATGGGATTATAGCCCAAACACGTTAAGCATTTTGGAGAAATACGGATTTAGCTATGACAGCAGCTTAATGGGCAATGATTTATACCCGTACCGTCCTCGTCCGGTTGAAGTGAATTTTGACAAGGCAAATATTTTTGGGCCTCCTAGTGAAATTATAGAAATTCCGGTTTCTTGGTTCCTTGATGATTTTCCGACGCAGGAGTATGTCATCGGCGGTGCAGAAGGAATGCGCTCTACCGAGGAAGTATTCGGAAGATGGAAATCCATCTTTGATTATGCAGTCGATTATGAGGAAGGGGCTTGCTTTATTTTAACGGTACATCCACAAACAATTGGACGTGCTCACAATATTCAAATGTTGGAGAAGTTGATTCAGTACATGGATTCCAAGGGGGCTTGGTTTACCAGCCTTGGTTCGATTTATGATGCCTATGAAGAAAATAATGCAAAGTAA